CCACTTTCTGAAGCTCCGCTCTGCAATTTCATTGGCATCATCTGAACAGCTGATGAGATTGTCCTTGAACTGGAAACATGTCTGTGACAGTGCTGAATGGTAGTTGCCCCAGCTTTGGAAGGACTTCTGGGAAGAAATCTTGTTTGCTAAATCTCCAATAACTTTTATGTCGAGTCTCGCCACCAATTTCTCCTATGGAACCCATAACTATATTCTCGTGTGTCCTGCGGCACTTAGTGGAGTAAACCGCAGATGATATAAGTTAAGCTTTTATGGATACTGTTCTCTTGAAGTagttttcttaatatatataagaataatgaagcagtttttttatttttcatgcaaagtgttttccaatcttttagaccagaaaacactttcttctATCTAAAACTTGTGtttttctttgactagaaaGGGAATTCAGTTGActaattttttacattatagCTAATAGTTTTCTGCAATGTAGCTGAACATGTGAAAGTTGAGAtagtgcttttcaaaaaaagcactttttaacaaacaaaaaagttcCAAGTGAACTTATGGTGTATAGATTCTACCCTCAATTAGCGATCATGGAATCTAAGATTATGAGATACCAGAGCAGCAGCAGATGACTTGTCTGGTCTAATTATAGGTGGCTCTTGGTTTTAGGCGTTCATAACTAAGAATTGCTTGAAACTACTTTAAAGCCATATTTGTAATAGGAAGGATTCTTGATTTGCTATTAAATGTGAAGATTCCATCTCCATCTCCTCTCAAATCTACATGTATTTATGCGCGTGAAACAACTTTCAAGGAATGCAGGGCCAATAAGTAAAATCAAGTAACGAATTGCTTTACAggcatggaataaaaaaaaaatgatattttgcaGCTGAGATGATCCTTTCATCAATTGTGTTGAACATTGCCTGATTACAAATCTTGAACGTAAAACCAAGCTCTGCCTGTTTTTGGCGTTCGCTGGAGAAGCGAGGATTTTGCGTGCTTGAAATTGCTGATAATCTATGGTGTGCCCAAAATAAGTTAAGTGGAtgccttctatttttttttttttgtatgggtTACCATAAACTATCCGGTATGAGAAAATGATGAAGGGGTGTGTAAAAATCAACATTCTATTAGAGCCCCGCTCTGTGACTCACCAGGAAGCTGATTGCTACTGCAAGTTCTACTGTTCGAGGATGATTCCTTCTATCACCTAGTGAATCTTTTTCTTCACGAGAACCGTATCATCCGAAGGAAAATTTTAATGATACATGAGGCGATATACAAGTCAATACAAAACTTTCCtctccaagaaaaaagaaattcaataacAGGTGTAGCAAGGAAATAATGAAATGCTCCTCTACAAAGTTTGAAATAGATCAGCGATATAAAGCTTGTTCTTCTAGCTGAGTATCTATCCGtcatctcatcttttttttctttttgtttttttttatgggaagcCCTACTCGGTATAAAAGTAAAAATGCGTATACCTTGTACTCATCCGCTGCTTAAGTTAGCCGCAATTTAGGCACCTGGGGTGTTCCGGCACCAGTGGGATTCCTCGTTAAGAAAATTTAACTATTGACCTGGCTGAACTATATCAAAGTATGCACAAAACTGGGGGGCCAAGGAAATGAGGGGGAAGATGTGCTGCGTCATGTCCAAGATTTCCAAGCCTTGCGCACTTTATTAGCAAGATATCTAGTAGCATTAATACCACCAGCAGCCAGGAAACCAGAGACGGCCTGCCTTGCACTTGAAACCATAACAGTACGCCTGATAATCCTCTGCATACTCCTGGCAGCCTCTTCTCTTGAACCAATCACGACTTCATGTAAAACTCGACCTGCAAATCTTATGTCAACGTTATTAAAACTGTCTAGTCTCCAAGTGGTTAAATGGGGAATTTTATGAGTCACCTAGAAACAATAATTGATGCAAGGCTTGGGCCAAGATATTTAAATCATCTTTTGAGTATGGTAATAATATTATGGAATATGAGTATCACTcagtttatttatgttctttgaGAAATCCAGAGATGAAGATACACAATTTGTATCATAGATAAGTAACATTCAGTTTATCAAACACCcatacaaaacaaacaaacaaaaaaaaatccatcatacCAGAATCCTTCAGCACTTGCATCTCTCCTAGCTTCATCCCCATTTTTCTTCTGACAAGGGGAGGAAGTGAATGAACTAGGGAATGAGTCATTGATAAACTGCAGTCCTGGTTTTGAGAGAGATTGTATAAGAATTTCTAAATGGTGCTGAAAGACGACTATGTTAAAGCACATATAAACATGTATCCATAAATATCAGTGCTGCCAACAAATAAATGCCTGACTTGAGGACTACAGCTTTTAGCTTACAACAAAGGATCTACTAAAAGCTTACAAATATCAATTGACAGAGTAGTCAATCCAAACACATGTTAATGAGAAGTTAACGAGAATCATAACAATACATATGTTAAGGCATTATTTCAGGGAAAGCAgtttaaatatctaaaaatgcGCTAGAAGTTACAAAGTGTTACATTACTCAACTGTAAGAAAACGTTGGAAATATTACCCCTTCCAAAAATGCTGCATTATAAATAAAAGCCAATGATAACGAGTGCTACCACTCGTGTGAAATGATAGACAACGATTGAACTTCAAAATCCCAAGAGCGTATTATATGTTCATTCCCCAATTTAATGTTCCTTATTATGAGCTTTTGgttctcaaaaagaaaaaagaaaagccttTCGGCATTTGTTAGCTGGATACACTGTGGCCAAAGATGCATAATTATTGATTGAATGACTATTACACTGTCAGTTCTCAAGAAAAGAGAACTGCAATGGAAGGTACAAAATTTAACAAGTTTTGAATTGAGAAGATGAAAATTTGAATAAACCTGAGAGATAGTAGCCTGATGAGAATTAGGCAATGAGAATGTCAGTAACTCTTTAGCCTCGTATTCTTTTAGAAATGGTTTATACATCAATTGGAATAAACCAAACTGTCCTTCAATAATCCTCTTCACCTGCAGGTGGTTGCAAGCATGAGCAGCATAAACTCCAAACTATCATAAGAAATGATCACCATTTGCTAACTTCAGCAGCGCAAGTCATAAATCACAAATATCATAGAAACCACAAGAATTCAAGTCACCAACAATATCTACAAAAGTTAAATCAGTGGAAAAACCAATGATTACAGCCAAACAAAGTGATAAAGTAACCAGTAACATTTCATATAGATGAAATATAATAATGGTTCATcatcaaagacaagaattcTGATGCAATGGAGGTGGAACCTAGACCTCATAAATAATTAACCCATTATTTTGACAGTTCACGGtgagttaaattaaatgatttaattgaGGAGCATAAGTAATGCTTAGTAGATCAAATCAGTTACTAAAAGTAGTTAATAAAATCAgcaattatcataaaatttcaAGTGCACAAATTACGAAGCTTATCAGCACTATCAAAAGCTATAAACAACTTTACCTTATTTTTATCCTCTGCAAAAAGCATGCGCAAGTCACCCATATATGAGAGGCTACATATTTTGGAGTACAGATCTTCCTGCATAAGCATGGAATATGTTGGGGATTCTATTAGCTCTATAATGGTTCACCAGTAAAGGAACAAACCTCAGTGAATTTGGATGGCAAAAGGAGAAGAGCAGCAGAGACTGCAGCCCTCAGATTGACAGAGTTTACATCTCCAATATCCAAATTATCCACAAGTATATGAACCTGTAAAAAAGAACTCAAAGAAATGTTGACATTTGTGAATGGAAAAACATAATTAACAGGCAAGGGATACAGAGGAAGTATGAGACCTAATGCAGGCAAGGCTAACAAGAAAAGGCATAAAACAAGGTTCACAGCTAAACATAGATTCTTATTGTTTTGATCAGAAGCAGACAATTTGAAAAGAGGATGTTAAAATGTATCTACCTAGTCTATAAGGcagtgaaaaaattaaaatttcagatatagatATATTACAGGTCATGGAAGAATATCACAATTTGGTTTAACCAGAATAGCATATCATGGATCAGTTGCAAGTAGCACCATTTTGGGACtgtaaacaaatcaaaatacctAACCCAATTCAATAAAGCCCAAGTCCCAGACTAGCTATGGCTGGCTATATAAATCCCTTTTCTTCATTCATTAGAATCTATATCATGAAATGGAAGGAGCTGAATTTACACTACCATCAGCCAACTACAATCCTCCAGTTTTCCTGATCGCCAGAGGCAAGAAATGAGAAATTTGAGAGTAAAAAATATGCCAACTCTAAGAATAACTTTGAGGCAAGGATTTAATTGGGCATGAAAAAGAGTAAGCATACCACTTAAGAATTCTTAGGAAGAATTTAAAACTTCGAAAAAGAGTTGAAGATTTCTAAGCAGAAATATTTCAAGCAGTAAACATTATGCATGTCAAACACACAAAAGGGACTTTGATCATGAAAAAAAGTTGTAAATCAGCTCGTTGAAAGGATCTGGACAGTTTCAATGACCAAATGAACTAAGCCTGAGCTTGGTTTTAGTCTTTGAATTCTTATGGAGCAAGGATTGAAACATGTAGAGTTTAGTTCATGACTTTAGAGCTTCAGAGCCTATATGCACTCTAGTATTCTAAGGTGTCATttgaatattcttttaaataagtACTAAATAAACATGGAATATGCTCTTTCTATATCTAGCCAGTCCTTTAATGCAAATAGTTAATAATTTCTTCACAAGGGTATTCTTATCACCATTTAAAACATTATCATACAAGTTGTTTTAGGTAGACTTTGCACTTTTGGAAGAAGCATCATTCTTCCTGCTATTTTCAGATGGAGACTCCAAGGATAACATGAATATAACACTAGAAAATATAACATTGGAATTGAAACGACAGATTCACTCATTTAGCCTAttctacaaatataaaaaattgaacctAACTTCAACAGATTTTGGTTTTCTAACTCAATTCATTTCTGTTCTGTTCCAGACAGCAATATGAATCTGAATTAAATTCTATCTCAGTTCTAGTCtattttacaatgaaaaaagTTCAATGTAACCTATCCAATAAGgttcagaaaaaaaattgagcaaaCAACAAGAATATCCACAAAACAGACTAGAGAAGATAAGTATAAAATAACAGACAAGACGCACTGGTTTTTGTAGACGACCACACAAATAGAATCTCTCCCAATGCAGTACATCTTGAACCAAGTCATGCATCCTAACAACACCGTATTTGAGCATCTGAAATGAATTCATCAAACATTTTACAAGTTACTAGATAATACTGGAATAAGGATAATGTAACATGATCTAAAATGCCAAGGGAAGACAAGCTGAATATATTGTATCATGTAAGACCTGATTCCC
This genomic interval from Populus alba chromosome 1, ASM523922v2, whole genome shotgun sequence contains the following:
- the LOC118036800 gene encoding uncharacterized protein gives rise to the protein MKIDKIAELKSFLKVLPPVGFCCVYGSSLHPNNNDKSSMVDYIIGVSDPKQWHSENMELNEDHYASWMVPLGGAKLITQVADKIGVGVHFNPFVTWNDKMLKYGVVRMHDLVQDVLHWERFYLCGRLQKPVHILVDNLDIGDVNSVNLRAAVSAALLLLPSKFTEEDLYSKICSLSYMGDLRMLFAEDKNKVKRIIEGQFGLFQLMYKPFLKEYEAKELLTFSLPNSHQATISQDCSLSMTHSLVHSLPPLVRRKMGMKLGEMQVLKDSGRVLHEVVIGSREEAARSMQRIIRRTVMVSSARQAVSGFLAAGGINATRYLANKVRKAWKSWT